In Curtobacterium sp. L6-1, a genomic segment contains:
- a CDS encoding amidase domain-containing protein: protein MTAPITRRTLLSLAGITGVGFVAAACSSDGPATRKPSGAASGGASTATGSSSSAASAAPAASSVEPGTIPLAGGVTVTVTGTGLAAVRGVTVGGVAARDVEATASRVTFTAPHQAMYTAGSADVALFTEPVAPSPSVDRTSDGNGSQANDGQSGTTQDTSTATPTPTAAPVPDASAAVATTTVAYAATTDVDRQLEYAMRHWEDYNTAEYGTMNPIGGDCANYVNQTLQARGWEQRADWYNRAGGAEHSATWTYCPAMDPWLDQNAATFGLTRRTSDEREHVKVGDIVMFDWNANGSPDHTTIVSEVFTEQDGTIRIKSASHNQDGPYRDLDEMITVQHPGGSAWFHTFDA from the coding sequence ATGACTGCTCCGATCACGCGCCGCACCCTCCTGTCCCTCGCCGGCATCACCGGTGTCGGCTTCGTCGCCGCTGCCTGCTCCTCGGACGGCCCGGCGACGCGGAAGCCGTCCGGTGCGGCCTCCGGCGGGGCGTCCACCGCCACGGGCTCCTCGTCGAGCGCGGCGTCCGCGGCACCGGCGGCTTCGTCGGTCGAGCCGGGCACGATCCCGCTCGCCGGCGGTGTGACCGTCACGGTCACCGGGACCGGGCTCGCCGCGGTGCGGGGTGTCACGGTCGGCGGCGTGGCGGCACGGGACGTCGAGGCGACCGCCTCGCGGGTGACCTTCACGGCGCCGCACCAGGCGATGTACACCGCCGGCAGCGCCGACGTGGCCCTGTTCACCGAGCCGGTCGCCCCCTCGCCGTCGGTGGACCGCACGTCGGACGGCAACGGCAGCCAGGCGAACGACGGCCAGAGCGGCACGACCCAGGACACGAGCACCGCGACCCCGACCCCCACCGCCGCGCCGGTGCCGGACGCGAGCGCCGCGGTCGCCACGACGACGGTCGCCTACGCCGCGACCACCGACGTGGACCGGCAGCTCGAGTACGCCATGCGCCACTGGGAGGACTACAACACCGCCGAGTACGGGACGATGAACCCGATCGGCGGCGACTGCGCGAACTACGTCAACCAGACGCTGCAGGCCCGCGGGTGGGAGCAGCGCGCCGACTGGTACAACCGCGCCGGCGGAGCCGAGCACTCCGCGACCTGGACGTACTGCCCGGCGATGGACCCGTGGCTCGACCAGAACGCGGCGACCTTCGGGCTCACCCGCCGGACCTCGGACGAGCGCGAGCACGTCAAGGTCGGCGACATCGTGATGTTCGACTGGAACGCGAACGGTTCGCCCGACCACACGACGATCGTGTCCGAGGTCTTCACCGAGCAGGACGGCACCATCCGCATCAAGTCGGCGAGTCACAACCAGGACGGCCCGTACCGTGACCTCGACGAGATGATCACGGTGCAGCACCCGGGCGGCTCCGCCTGGTTCCACACCTTCGACGCCTAG